One Nonomuraea angiospora DNA segment encodes these proteins:
- a CDS encoding TetR/AcrR family transcriptional regulator — protein MTDSMGSRARTAAAKRQRLMAAAAQVVHRQGAERTTIADIAHAADVPVGNVYYYFKTKDDLVAAALAEHARQLELLTARLDGLDGPRERLKALVEGWVGQRDLAARYGCPTGTLAAELDKRPEGGLDAEAGRVIRLLLDWVERQFRELGQPDPWDLALTLVGAYQGMSLLANALRDPDVMTRQGARLLDWLDSLPEAPAA, from the coding sequence GTGACTGACTCAATGGGTTCGCGGGCGAGGACCGCGGCCGCCAAGCGCCAGCGGCTGATGGCCGCCGCCGCCCAGGTCGTGCACCGGCAGGGGGCGGAGCGCACCACCATCGCCGACATCGCCCACGCCGCCGACGTCCCCGTGGGCAACGTGTACTACTACTTCAAGACCAAGGACGACCTGGTCGCCGCCGCCCTCGCCGAGCACGCGCGGCAGCTGGAGCTCCTCACCGCCCGCCTGGACGGGCTCGACGGCCCGAGGGAGCGCCTGAAGGCCCTCGTGGAGGGGTGGGTCGGCCAGCGCGACCTCGCGGCCCGCTACGGCTGCCCGACCGGGACGCTCGCCGCGGAGCTGGACAAACGCCCCGAGGGTGGCCTGGACGCGGAGGCCGGACGCGTCATCCGGCTGCTGCTGGACTGGGTCGAGCGCCAGTTCCGCGAGCTCGGCCAGCCCGACCCCTGGGACCTCGCCCTGACGCTGGTGGGCGCCTACCAGGGCATGTCCCTGCTGGCCAACGCGCTGCGCGATCCCGACGTCATGACCCGCCAGGGCGCCCGCCTGCTCGACTGGCTCGACTCCCTGCCCGAGGCCCCCGCCGCCTGA
- a CDS encoding NAD(P)H-binding protein, with translation MIVVTGATGNVGRTLVRLLAEAGEQVTAVSRRITDADVPQGVRAVAADLADPVSMSAALEGADAVFLLTGGDLFATEPKEIVAAVSGPGRIVLLSSQGVVTRPDSASHGRFGAEVERAVIDSGARWTILRPGGFASNRYAWAGSIRADRTVAAPFGDVGLPIIDPDDIAAVAAAVLREPGHDGRTYELTGPEPVTPRQNAEAIGQAIGEPIAFVEQTREEARAQMLAFMPAPVADTTLDILGEPTEAERRVSPDVERVLGRAPQPFAAWARRNAAAFR, from the coding sequence ATGATCGTAGTCACGGGCGCCACGGGGAACGTCGGGCGGACGCTGGTCCGGCTGCTGGCCGAGGCGGGGGAGCAGGTCACCGCCGTGTCCCGCCGCATCACGGACGCCGACGTGCCGCAGGGCGTGCGGGCGGTCGCCGCCGACCTGGCCGACCCCGTCAGCATGAGCGCGGCGCTGGAGGGCGCGGACGCGGTGTTCCTCCTCACGGGCGGCGACCTGTTCGCCACGGAGCCCAAGGAGATCGTCGCCGCGGTGAGCGGGCCGGGCAGGATCGTCCTGCTCTCCTCGCAGGGCGTGGTGACCCGCCCGGACAGCGCGTCCCACGGCCGCTTCGGAGCGGAGGTGGAACGCGCCGTCATCGACTCGGGGGCGCGCTGGACGATCCTGCGGCCGGGCGGCTTCGCCTCCAACAGGTACGCCTGGGCCGGCTCGATCCGCGCGGACCGCACGGTCGCCGCGCCGTTCGGCGACGTCGGGCTGCCGATCATCGACCCCGACGACATCGCCGCCGTGGCCGCCGCAGTCCTGCGGGAGCCGGGCCACGACGGCCGGACCTACGAGCTCACCGGGCCGGAGCCGGTGACCCCGCGGCAGAACGCCGAGGCCATCGGCCAGGCGATCGGCGAGCCGATCGCCTTCGTCGAGCAGACCCGCGAGGAGGCCCGCGCGCAGATGCTGGCGTTCATGCCCGCGCCGGTCGCGGACACCACGCTGGACATCCTCGGCGAGCCGACCGAGGCCGAGCGGCGGGTCAGCCCGGACGTCGAACGCGTGCTGGGCCGGGCCCCTCAGCCGTTCGCCGCCTGGGCCCGGCGCAACGCCGCCGCCTTCCGCTGA
- a CDS encoding alpha/beta fold hydrolase: protein MEEMIVTDDGVRLWAVRGGEGRPVVFCHGGPGLWDTLEDVAGLLSGVAAVHRWDQRGCGRSQRLGPYSMARTVADLDAVRRHFGLETMVLLGHSWGAQLALRYALDHPGRVRGLVYVSGTGIDPSDTWREEYRLRLRGAVSGDVERWAELESRERTAAEDREFAVLQWSADFADRDRAMEHAERMATPWLGVNFECNAALNAEGKRDWGTPVLRAACAALAVPALIVDGAEDIRPRRAVDSLERALPDASRVILPGAGHLPWVEDPEGFRAAVTAFLARVG, encoded by the coding sequence ATGGAAGAGATGATCGTGACCGACGACGGGGTGCGGCTCTGGGCGGTGCGCGGCGGCGAAGGCCGTCCCGTCGTCTTCTGCCATGGCGGGCCGGGCCTGTGGGACACCTTGGAGGACGTGGCCGGGCTGCTGTCCGGCGTCGCGGCCGTCCACCGGTGGGACCAGCGCGGCTGCGGCCGCTCGCAGCGGCTCGGCCCGTACTCGATGGCCCGTACGGTGGCCGACCTCGACGCCGTGCGCCGCCACTTCGGCCTGGAGACGATGGTGCTGCTCGGCCACTCGTGGGGCGCCCAGCTGGCCCTGCGCTACGCCCTGGACCACCCCGGCCGCGTCCGCGGGCTGGTCTACGTCTCCGGCACGGGCATCGACCCGAGCGACACCTGGCGCGAGGAGTACAGGCTGCGCCTGCGCGGCGCGGTGAGCGGGGACGTGGAGCGCTGGGCGGAGCTGGAGAGCCGCGAACGCACGGCCGCCGAGGACCGTGAGTTCGCGGTGCTGCAGTGGTCGGCGGACTTCGCCGACCGCGACCGGGCCATGGAGCACGCCGAACGCATGGCGACCCCCTGGCTCGGCGTCAACTTCGAGTGCAACGCCGCCCTGAACGCCGAGGGCAAGCGCGACTGGGGCACACCGGTGCTGCGGGCCGCCTGCGCGGCGCTGGCGGTGCCGGCGCTGATCGTCGACGGGGCCGAGGACATCCGGCCCCGCCGGGCGGTGGACTCGCTGGAGCGGGCGCTGCCGGACGCCTCGCGGGTGATCCTTCCGGGCGCCGGTCACCTGCCCTGGGTCGAGGACCCGGAGGGTTTCCGGGCCGCGGTGACCGCGTTCCTGGCCCGCGTGGGTTAG
- the nadA gene encoding quinolinate synthase NadA, translating into MATQTGLPLYVLGQGADPHSEKGVECPGELPPASDPDLVERARKAKEALGDRLFVLGHHYQRDEVIQFADVTGDSFKLARLAAARPEAEFIVFCGVHFMAESADILTGEHQRVVLPDLAAGCSMADMATFDQVEECWEALEDAGLADQVIPVTYMNSSADIKAFCGRNGGAVCTSSNARRALDWAFSRGEKVLFLPDQHLGRNTAVLEMGMSLEDCVVWNPHRPNGGLTREQLERARMILWRGHCSVHGRFTAESVDDVRSRIPGVNVLVHPECRHEVVLKADHVGSTEHIIQTLESAPAGSAWAIGTELNLVKRLAQAFPDKSISFLDKTVCYCSTMNRIDLPHLVWALESLVLGEVVNQITVDEDTAHWARVALDRMLALP; encoded by the coding sequence ATGGCCACCCAGACTGGGCTGCCGCTCTACGTCCTCGGCCAGGGCGCCGATCCGCACAGCGAGAAGGGGGTCGAATGCCCGGGCGAGCTGCCGCCCGCCTCGGACCCCGACCTGGTGGAACGGGCCCGCAAGGCGAAGGAGGCGCTCGGCGACCGGCTGTTCGTGCTCGGGCACCACTACCAGCGCGACGAGGTCATCCAGTTCGCCGACGTCACGGGCGACTCCTTCAAGCTGGCCCGGCTGGCGGCGGCCAGGCCGGAGGCGGAGTTCATCGTCTTCTGCGGCGTGCACTTCATGGCCGAGTCGGCCGACATCCTGACCGGCGAGCACCAGAGGGTCGTGCTGCCGGACCTGGCGGCCGGGTGCTCGATGGCGGACATGGCCACGTTCGACCAGGTCGAGGAGTGCTGGGAGGCTTTGGAGGACGCGGGGCTGGCCGATCAGGTGATTCCTGTCACGTACATGAACTCCAGCGCCGACATCAAGGCCTTCTGCGGCAGGAACGGCGGCGCGGTCTGCACCTCCTCCAACGCCCGCCGCGCCCTGGACTGGGCGTTCTCGCGCGGCGAGAAGGTCCTGTTCCTGCCCGACCAGCACCTGGGCCGCAACACGGCGGTGCTGGAGATGGGCATGTCCCTGGAGGACTGCGTCGTCTGGAACCCGCACCGCCCCAACGGCGGCCTCACCCGGGAGCAACTGGAGCGGGCCAGGATGATCCTGTGGCGCGGCCACTGCTCGGTGCACGGCCGCTTCACCGCGGAGTCGGTGGACGACGTGCGCTCGCGCATCCCCGGCGTGAACGTCCTGGTGCACCCGGAGTGCCGCCACGAGGTCGTGCTCAAGGCGGACCACGTCGGCTCGACCGAGCACATCATCCAGACCCTGGAGTCGGCCCCCGCGGGCTCCGCCTGGGCGATCGGCACCGAGCTGAACCTGGTCAAGCGGCTGGCGCAGGCGTTCCCGGACAAGAGCATCTCGTTCCTGGACAAGACGGTGTGCTACTGCTCGACCATGAACCGGATCGACCTGCCGCACCTGGTGTGGGCCCTGGAGTCCCTGGTGCTCGGGGAGGTCGTCAACCAGATCACGGTGGACGAGGACACCGCCCACTGGGCCCGGGTGGCCCTGGACCGCATGCTCGCCCTCCCCTAG
- the erpA gene encoding iron-sulfur cluster insertion protein ErpA: protein MTVESSETTAQGLILTDAAAAKVKSLLEQQGEEGLQLRVAVQPGGCSGLRYQLFFDDRSMDGDVVSDFGGVSVVTDRMSAPYLMGASIDFVDTIEKSGFTIDNPNATGSCACGDSFN from the coding sequence ATGACGGTTGAGAGCAGCGAGACCACGGCGCAGGGCCTGATCCTGACTGACGCGGCCGCCGCCAAGGTCAAGAGCCTGCTTGAGCAGCAGGGTGAGGAAGGTCTGCAGCTGCGGGTCGCCGTGCAGCCGGGTGGTTGCTCCGGCCTGCGCTACCAGCTCTTCTTCGACGACCGGTCGATGGACGGCGACGTGGTCTCGGACTTCGGGGGCGTCAGCGTGGTCACCGACCGCATGAGCGCTCCTTACCTCATGGGGGCCTCGATCGACTTCGTCGACACGATCGAGAAGTCGGGGTTCACCATCGACAACCCCAACGCCACGGGCTCCTGCGCCTGTGGTGACTCCTTCAACTAG
- a CDS encoding carbohydrate kinase family protein — MRIAVTGSIATDHLMTFPGSFGDQLIAEQLDRVSLSFLVDDLQIRRGGCAANIAFGMACLGLKPILVGAVGNDFADYRSWLERHGVDCDSVHVSETQHTARFLCTTDQHHNQIASFYTGAMAEARLIELKPVADRLDGLDLVLISPNDPDAMLRHTDECRRRGIPFAADISQQLARMADEQIRQLVDGAAYLFSNDYEKGLIEQKTGWSDEEILRRVGVRITTLGPKGAVIDRRGEPSIHVAPAPERGKADPTGVGDAFRAGFMAGLAWGLPLERCGQVGNLTATHVLERVGGQEYELGQQVFLERFGAAYGSEAAAEIAEHVRCYHP; from the coding sequence GTGCGCATCGCCGTTACCGGCTCAATCGCGACAGACCACCTGATGACCTTCCCAGGAAGCTTCGGCGATCAGCTCATCGCCGAGCAGCTCGATCGGGTGTCACTCTCGTTCCTGGTGGATGACCTTCAGATCCGTCGTGGCGGCTGCGCCGCGAACATCGCGTTCGGCATGGCCTGCCTCGGCCTCAAGCCGATCCTGGTGGGAGCCGTCGGCAACGACTTCGCCGACTACCGCTCGTGGCTGGAGCGCCACGGCGTCGACTGCGATTCCGTGCACGTCTCGGAGACCCAGCACACCGCGCGTTTCCTGTGCACCACCGACCAGCACCACAACCAGATCGCCTCGTTCTACACCGGGGCCATGGCCGAGGCGCGGCTGATCGAGCTGAAGCCCGTCGCCGACCGCCTGGACGGTCTCGACCTGGTGCTGATCAGCCCCAACGACCCCGACGCGATGCTGCGCCACACCGACGAGTGCCGCCGGCGCGGCATCCCGTTCGCCGCCGACATCTCCCAGCAGCTCGCGCGCATGGCCGACGAGCAGATCCGCCAGCTCGTCGACGGCGCCGCCTACCTCTTCTCCAACGACTACGAGAAGGGGCTCATCGAGCAGAAGACCGGCTGGTCCGACGAGGAGATCCTGCGCCGGGTGGGCGTCCGGATCACCACGCTCGGCCCCAAGGGCGCCGTCATCGACCGCAGGGGCGAGCCGTCCATCCACGTCGCCCCCGCCCCCGAGCGGGGCAAGGCCGACCCCACCGGAGTCGGCGACGCCTTCCGCGCCGGGTTCATGGCGGGGCTGGCCTGGGGGCTGCCCCTGGAGCGCTGCGGCCAGGTCGGCAACCTGACCGCCACCCACGTGCTCGAGCGCGTCGGCGGCCAGGAGTACGAGCTCGGGCAGCAGGTCTTCCTCGAGCGGTTCGGCGCCGCGTACGGCAGCGAGGCCGCGGCGGAGATCGCCGAGCACGTGCGCTGCTACCACCCGTAG
- a CDS encoding CBS domain-containing protein: protein MTRGHPHETARDVMHPGAECIGAHETLDRAAQLMRNMNVGALPVCGPDERVKGIITDRDIVVKCIASGHDPSRTTAGELAGGLVFVTPETSVDETLTLMEQHQIKRLPVLSDNRVVGMIAEADLAKHLPDDKLAEFMHHVYARD from the coding sequence ATGACCAGAGGACATCCGCACGAGACCGCCCGTGACGTGATGCATCCGGGAGCCGAGTGCATCGGCGCGCACGAGACGCTCGACCGGGCGGCGCAGCTGATGCGCAACATGAACGTGGGGGCACTGCCCGTGTGCGGCCCCGACGAGCGGGTGAAGGGGATCATCACCGACCGCGACATCGTCGTCAAGTGCATCGCCTCGGGGCACGACCCGTCGAGGACGACGGCGGGCGAGCTGGCCGGGGGCCTCGTCTTCGTCACCCCGGAGACGTCCGTGGACGAGACGCTCACGCTGATGGAGCAGCACCAGATCAAGCGGCTCCCCGTGCTGTCGGACAACCGCGTCGTCGGCATGATCGCCGAGGCGGACCTGGCCAAGCACCTCCCGGACGACAAGCTCGCCGAGTTCATGCACCACGTCTACGCGAGGGACTGA
- a CDS encoding sulfurtransferase TusA family protein, with the protein MTEVTQPALTIDALGKKCPIPIIMLAEQINYVPLNAVVAVLADDPAAYTDVPAWCRLKSHRHVGSYELPEGGWAIHVRRNY; encoded by the coding sequence ATGACCGAGGTAACCCAGCCGGCTTTGACGATCGACGCGCTCGGGAAGAAGTGCCCGATCCCGATCATCATGCTGGCGGAGCAGATCAACTACGTCCCGCTCAACGCGGTGGTGGCCGTGCTGGCCGACGATCCGGCGGCCTATACGGACGTTCCGGCGTGGTGCAGGCTCAAGTCGCACCGGCACGTCGGCTCGTACGAGCTGCCCGAGGGCGGCTGGGCCATCCACGTCCGGCGCAATTACTGA
- a CDS encoding cysteine desulfurase family protein, whose translation MSLVAYFDAASSEPLHPQAREALLAAIDVGWADPARLYGQARRAHLLLEQARTEVAEALGARADEVSFTSSGTQAVHLGVLGTLHGRRRAGRHLVTGAVEHSSVLHAGGLHERDGGTVETVGVDLTGRVDLDRFAEAVARPGTALACLQTANHEVGTVQPVAEAAAACRSHGVPLLVDAAQTAGRMPIPPGWSVLTASAHKWGGPAGVGVLVVRKGTRFRSFLPEDERERRRVPGFENVPGIVAAAAALRAMAADAAQEQARLSGLVARIRETVPKIVPDVEVIGDPVDRAPHIVTFSCLYVDGEALLTELDKAGFAVSSGSSCTASTLRPSHVLEAMGVLTHGNVRVSLPRGASAAEVDRFLAVLPDLVRRIRQDAGVA comes from the coding sequence ATGAGTCTCGTGGCGTATTTCGACGCGGCTTCGAGCGAGCCGCTCCACCCTCAGGCACGCGAGGCGCTGCTGGCGGCGATCGACGTCGGCTGGGCCGACCCCGCGAGACTGTACGGCCAGGCCCGCCGCGCGCACCTGCTGCTCGAACAGGCCCGCACGGAGGTGGCCGAGGCGCTCGGCGCGCGTGCGGACGAGGTGTCGTTCACCTCGTCGGGCACGCAGGCCGTGCATCTCGGCGTGCTCGGCACCCTACACGGCAGACGCAGGGCCGGGCGCCACCTGGTCACCGGCGCGGTCGAGCACTCCAGCGTGCTGCACGCCGGCGGCCTGCACGAACGCGACGGCGGCACGGTCGAGACGGTGGGCGTGGACCTGACGGGGCGGGTGGATCTCGACCGGTTCGCCGAGGCGGTCGCCCGGCCCGGCACCGCGCTGGCCTGCCTGCAGACGGCCAATCACGAGGTGGGCACGGTGCAGCCGGTGGCCGAGGCGGCCGCGGCTTGCCGGTCCCACGGGGTTCCGCTGCTGGTGGACGCGGCGCAGACGGCCGGCAGGATGCCGATCCCGCCCGGCTGGTCGGTGCTGACGGCCAGCGCCCACAAGTGGGGCGGCCCGGCGGGCGTGGGCGTGCTGGTGGTGCGCAAGGGCACGCGGTTCCGCTCGTTCCTGCCCGAGGACGAGCGGGAGCGGCGGCGGGTGCCGGGGTTCGAGAACGTGCCCGGCATCGTCGCGGCGGCGGCCGCGCTGCGCGCGATGGCCGCGGACGCGGCGCAGGAGCAGGCGCGGCTGTCGGGGCTCGTGGCCAGGATCAGGGAGACGGTGCCGAAGATCGTCCCGGACGTGGAGGTGATCGGCGACCCGGTCGACCGGGCGCCGCACATCGTGACCTTTTCGTGTCTGTACGTCGACGGCGAGGCTCTGCTGACCGAGCTGGACAAGGCTGGTTTCGCTGTTTCGTCAGGAAGCTCGTGCACCGCTAGTACGCTTCGTCCATCGCACGTTCTTGAAGCGATGGGCGTGCTGACGCATGGCAATGTCCGGGTGTCGCTGCCCAGGGGCGCCTCCGCGGCCGAGGTCGACAGATTCCTCGCCGTGCTGCCCGATCTGGTGCGCCGCATCCGGCAGGACGCAGGAGTCGCATGA
- a CDS encoding aa3-type cytochrome oxidase subunit II, whose amino-acid sequence MVQSLWNGAWIAALATGAVVIFLIVWAAIFHRKRRSSADLPPQVRYNLPIEMLYTLIPLVMVSVFFFFTARDSQVLSKVDGDATVKVKVEAFQWSWRFTTTVNGKTLAPVAGTPVSDYHQGPQLVLPTKTKVEFDLSTDDVIHSFWVPEFLFKRDVIPGIKEGNPGRKFEITTLGRTGVFAGRCAELCGVDHSRMLFSVKLVEPNEWNQYITNQAGSAQ is encoded by the coding sequence GTGGTCCAGAGCCTGTGGAACGGGGCCTGGATCGCCGCACTCGCCACGGGCGCGGTCGTCATCTTTCTGATCGTGTGGGCGGCCATCTTCCACCGCAAGCGCAGGTCCTCGGCCGATCTGCCGCCGCAGGTGCGCTACAACCTGCCGATCGAGATGCTCTACACCTTGATCCCGCTGGTCATGGTGTCGGTGTTCTTCTTCTTCACCGCGCGTGACAGCCAGGTGCTGAGCAAGGTCGACGGTGACGCGACCGTCAAGGTCAAGGTCGAGGCCTTCCAGTGGAGCTGGCGCTTCACCACGACCGTCAACGGCAAGACGCTGGCCCCCGTCGCCGGCACGCCGGTGAGCGACTATCACCAGGGGCCTCAGCTGGTCCTGCCGACGAAGACGAAGGTCGAGTTCGACCTGTCGACCGACGACGTCATCCACTCGTTCTGGGTGCCGGAGTTCCTGTTCAAGCGGGACGTCATCCCCGGCATCAAGGAAGGCAACCCGGGCCGCAAGTTCGAGATCACCACTCTGGGCCGCACGGGGGTCTTCGCGGGCCGGTGCGCCGAGCTCTGCGGTGTCGACCACAGCCGCATGCTGTTCTCTGTGAAGCTCGTCGAGCCGAATGAGTGGAACCAGTACATTACGAACCAGGCTGGGAGTGCCCAGTGA
- the ctaD gene encoding aa3-type cytochrome oxidase subunit I, with translation MTKGQVIAKWLSSTDHKIIGHLYLITSFGFFLIGGVMALIMRAELAQPGMQFTSNEQFNQLFTMHGTIMLLMFATPLFAGFANELMPLQIGAPDVAFPRLNMVSYWLYLFGSLIAVSGFFTPGGAASFGWFAYTPLSNAINSPGIGSDLWIMGLALSGLGTILGSVNFITTIICMRAPGMTMFRMPIFTWNVLLTSMLVLMAFPVLAAALLVLESDRKLGTHVFAPDNGGALLWQHLFWFFGHPEVYIIALPFFGIVTEVLPVFSRKPIFGYISLVVATISIAGLSITVWAHHMFPTGQVLLPFFSFMTFLIAVPTGVKFFNWVGTMWRGHLSFESPMLFSVGFLVTFLLGGLTGVILASPPLDFHISDTYFVVAHFHYVVFGTVVFAMFAGFYFWWPKFTGKMLDDKLGKLHFWLLFIGFHTTFLIQHWLGMLGFPRRYADYSPADGFTDLNMISSVGAFVLGASTLPFFYNVWKTWRSAPKVTVDDPWGYGGSLEWATSCPPPRHNFTSLPRIRSERPAFDLHYPHVSAKPSATEVEA, from the coding sequence ATGACCAAGGGCCAGGTGATCGCCAAGTGGCTGTCCTCCACTGATCACAAGATCATCGGACACCTCTACCTGATCACGTCCTTCGGCTTCTTCCTGATCGGCGGCGTCATGGCGCTGATCATGCGGGCCGAGCTGGCGCAGCCGGGCATGCAGTTCACCAGCAACGAGCAGTTCAACCAGCTGTTCACCATGCACGGCACGATCATGCTGCTGATGTTCGCGACGCCGCTGTTCGCCGGCTTCGCCAACGAGCTGATGCCGCTGCAGATCGGCGCCCCCGACGTGGCGTTCCCGCGCCTCAACATGGTCAGCTACTGGCTCTACCTGTTCGGCAGCCTCATCGCCGTGTCCGGCTTCTTCACGCCGGGCGGCGCGGCCTCGTTCGGCTGGTTCGCCTACACGCCGCTGTCCAACGCGATCAACTCGCCCGGCATCGGCAGCGACCTGTGGATCATGGGCCTGGCCCTGTCCGGCCTCGGCACGATCCTCGGCTCGGTGAACTTCATCACCACGATCATCTGCATGCGCGCGCCCGGCATGACCATGTTCCGCATGCCGATCTTCACCTGGAACGTCCTGCTGACCAGCATGCTCGTGCTGATGGCCTTCCCGGTGCTGGCCGCCGCGCTGCTGGTGCTGGAGTCGGACCGCAAGCTCGGCACGCACGTCTTCGCCCCCGACAACGGCGGCGCGCTGCTCTGGCAGCACCTGTTCTGGTTCTTCGGCCATCCCGAGGTCTACATCATCGCGCTGCCGTTCTTCGGCATCGTGACCGAGGTCCTGCCGGTCTTCAGCCGCAAGCCGATCTTCGGTTACATCAGCCTCGTGGTCGCGACGATCTCGATCGCCGGTCTGTCCATCACGGTCTGGGCGCACCACATGTTCCCGACCGGGCAGGTGTTGCTGCCGTTCTTCTCGTTCATGACGTTCCTCATCGCGGTGCCGACAGGCGTGAAGTTCTTCAACTGGGTCGGAACGATGTGGCGAGGGCATCTGTCCTTCGAGTCGCCGATGCTGTTCTCCGTCGGCTTCCTCGTCACGTTCCTCCTGGGCGGTCTGACGGGCGTCATCCTGGCCTCGCCGCCGCTCGACTTCCACATCAGCGACACCTACTTCGTCGTCGCCCACTTCCACTACGTGGTCTTCGGCACCGTCGTGTTCGCCATGTTCGCGGGCTTCTACTTCTGGTGGCCCAAGTTCACCGGCAAGATGCTCGACGACAAGCTGGGCAAGCTGCACTTCTGGCTGCTGTTCATCGGCTTCCACACGACGTTCCTCATCCAGCACTGGCTGGGCATGCTCGGCTTCCCGCGTCGTTACGCCGACTACAGCCCCGCCGACGGCTTCACCGACCTCAACATGATCTCGTCGGTGGGCGCGTTCGTGCTGGGCGCCTCGACGCTGCCGTTCTTCTACAACGTCTGGAAGACCTGGCGCAGCGCGCCGAAGGTCACCGTCGACGACCCCTGGGGCTACGGCGGCTCGCTCGAATGGGCGACCTCCTGCCCGCCGCCGCGGCACAACTTCACCTCGCTGCCGCGCATCCGGTCCGAGCGTCCCGCGTTCGACCTGCACTACCCGCACGTGTCCGCCAAGCCGTCGGCGACGGAGGTCGAGGCCTGA
- a CDS encoding cytochrome c oxidase subunit 4, whose product MKVQGWLFLACGLFFAGVDVAYWFWTKAATGHGEPVGTTAMAISVGFAFMVGYYLMFTARRIGAQPEDDKQADISEGAGEIGFFSPSSWWPLFLCLAAAFAFAGFVIGFWMFLIGLFLVIMAMIGFVFQYYRGHFSH is encoded by the coding sequence ATGAAAGTACAGGGTTGGCTGTTCCTCGCGTGCGGCCTGTTCTTCGCGGGTGTCGACGTCGCCTACTGGTTCTGGACCAAGGCGGCGACGGGTCACGGTGAGCCGGTCGGCACCACGGCCATGGCGATCTCGGTCGGGTTCGCGTTCATGGTCGGCTACTACCTGATGTTCACCGCCCGGCGCATCGGCGCCCAGCCGGAGGACGACAAGCAGGCCGACATCAGCGAGGGCGCGGGCGAGATCGGGTTCTTCAGCCCGAGCAGCTGGTGGCCGCTGTTCCTGTGCCTGGCGGCGGCCTTCGCCTTCGCCGGGTTCGTGATCGGCTTCTGGATGTTCCTGATCGGGCTCTTCCTGGTCATCATGGCCATGATCGGCTTCGTCTTCCAGTACTACCGGGGTCACTTCTCGCACTGA
- a CDS encoding L,D-transpeptidase gives MGRVANGSAGLLALTLLAACSGASAPKPEGVAMAGGAQGPAVTFSPQDKAANVPTDQPVVVSARGGTLKSVRVDGGKAGALKGVLSADGTNWRSTVTARPGASYTITAVSADATGKQTQTTSAFSTVKGNKTFDIQTITPNKDDTGLTVGVGMPIMIAFDKPIADRVSVERNLTVRSSRPVEGAWHWFDDSHVDFRPLEYWPAYTKVRLEAKLAGVRGGPGMYGKRDVRLDFKIGRSQITKGSTDEHVLYVRRDGKKIREMPMSAGQGGQWKFYTTSGIHLAMSREDATLMTSPGIGPGGAGYYSLMVYHTVRISNSGEYVHSAPWSVGSQGNSNVSHGCVNISPENAIWFVKNTLIGDPIIITGSPRKLEPTNGWGHWQENWKDWLKWSVLKDGPTITF, from the coding sequence GTGGGGCGCGTAGCGAATGGATCGGCCGGTCTGCTGGCGCTGACGCTGCTGGCGGCGTGCTCGGGGGCCTCGGCCCCGAAGCCTGAGGGGGTCGCCATGGCCGGCGGGGCCCAGGGGCCCGCTGTGACGTTCTCTCCGCAGGACAAGGCCGCGAACGTACCCACAGACCAGCCTGTGGTCGTCTCGGCCCGTGGAGGCACGCTCAAGAGCGTACGGGTGGACGGTGGCAAGGCCGGGGCGCTCAAGGGCGTCCTGAGCGCCGACGGCACCAACTGGCGCAGCACCGTCACCGCCCGCCCCGGGGCCAGCTACACGATCACCGCCGTCTCCGCGGACGCCACGGGCAAGCAGACCCAGACCACCAGCGCGTTCTCCACGGTCAAGGGCAACAAGACCTTCGACATCCAGACCATCACCCCGAACAAGGACGACACCGGCCTGACGGTCGGCGTCGGCATGCCCATCATGATCGCCTTCGACAAGCCGATCGCCGACCGGGTGTCCGTCGAACGCAACCTCACGGTCCGCAGCTCCAGGCCCGTGGAGGGCGCCTGGCACTGGTTCGACGACAGTCACGTGGACTTCCGGCCGCTGGAGTACTGGCCCGCGTACACGAAGGTGCGCCTGGAGGCGAAGCTGGCCGGCGTGCGCGGCGGGCCCGGCATGTACGGCAAGCGCGACGTACGGCTCGACTTCAAGATCGGCCGCTCGCAGATCACCAAGGGCAGCACGGACGAGCACGTGCTGTACGTCCGGCGCGACGGCAAGAAGATCCGCGAGATGCCGATGAGCGCGGGGCAGGGCGGGCAGTGGAAGTTCTACACCACCTCCGGCATCCACCTGGCGATGTCGCGCGAGGACGCCACGCTCATGACCTCGCCCGGGATCGGGCCCGGCGGGGCGGGCTACTACTCGCTGATGGTCTACCACACCGTCCGCATCTCCAACAGCGGCGAGTACGTGCACAGCGCGCCCTGGTCGGTGGGCTCCCAGGGGAACTCGAACGTCAGCCACGGGTGCGTGAACATCAGCCCGGAGAACGCGATCTGGTTCGTCAAGAACACGCTGATCGGGGATCCGATCATCATCACGGGGTCGCCGCGGAAGCTCGAACCGACGAACGGGTGGGGGCACTGGCAGGAGAACTGGAAGGACTGGCTCAAGTGGAGCGTGCTCAAGGACGGGCCGACCATCACGTTCTGA